In Wenyingzhuangia fucanilytica, the following are encoded in one genomic region:
- a CDS encoding Lrp/AsnC family transcriptional regulator: MYIPDQTDLILLKQLQKNARITIKELANITNLSNTPVHERIKKLEKNGYITKHVALLDRTLLGKKLIVFCNIKLKEHTMDIGHQFVKDITSLKQVTECYNISGDYDFLLKVMVNDMEGYQDFVLNHLGKVKNIGSTQSTFVMGEIKNCTEVPI; the protein is encoded by the coding sequence ATGTATATACCAGATCAAACAGATTTGATACTGTTAAAACAGTTACAAAAAAACGCTAGAATTACCATTAAAGAGCTAGCTAACATAACCAACCTGTCTAACACTCCTGTTCACGAGAGAATAAAAAAACTTGAAAAAAACGGATATATTACCAAACATGTTGCTTTATTAGATAGAACTCTTTTGGGTAAAAAACTAATTGTTTTTTGCAATATAAAACTGAAAGAACACACCATGGATATTGGTCATCAGTTTGTAAAAGACATTACTTCTTTAAAACAAGTAACAGAATGTTATAACATTTCTGGAGATTATGATTTTCTTTTAAAAGTAATGGTAAATGATATGGAAGGATATCAAGATTTTGTATTAAATCACTTAGGAAAGGTAAAAAATATAGGAAGTACTCAAAGTACTTTTGTAATGGGAGAAATTAAAAATTGTACCGAAGTTCCTATTTAA
- a CDS encoding CBS domain-containing protein: MAIKNFKSPDTKTGILPDKILVSDYMVPRNRLITFTPKLSIGEAMQILVTNNIAGACVLDEDDAILGMISEGDCMKKIANSRYYNIPLHDQTVEEYMETIVESIKGDTNIFDAAHMFCTSRRNRFPVTEGNKIIGQISRKDVLKAALEMR; encoded by the coding sequence ATGGCTATCAAAAACTTTAAATCACCCGATACAAAGACAGGAATACTTCCAGACAAAATATTGGTTTCGGATTATATGGTACCTAGAAATAGGTTGATAACCTTTACTCCAAAATTAAGTATTGGAGAAGCAATGCAAATTTTAGTAACCAATAATATTGCCGGAGCCTGTGTTTTAGATGAGGATGATGCAATATTAGGAATGATTTCTGAAGGAGATTGTATGAAAAAAATTGCCAATAGTAGATATTACAACATTCCTTTACACGACCAAACGGTTGAAGAGTATATGGAAACTATTGTAGAATCTATTAAAGGAGACACCAATATATTTGATGCTGCACACATGTTTTGCACCTCTAGAAGAAACCGTTTTCCGGTTACTGAAGGAAATAAAATTATTGGTCAAATTAGTAGAAAAGATGTATTAAAAGCTGCTTTGGAAATGAGATAA
- a CDS encoding BamA/TamA family outer membrane protein — protein MKQINFFSVCSVFIMVIIISSCSVKRFLPDDEKLYSGASVKIVNTNKVKNISSLEDELQELLRPKPNSKFLGSRVGLYYHYRTAQGKKGAITKYMNKKYGEKPIYYSNVSQNKVINLIKNRLDNRGFFNSKVTASVKEKKHTKSIVYTVDLTEPYVLETYQLENDTLPIYKEIKEVLKTTLLKKGTRYSLESFKQERIKIDEKLKGKGYYNFNQDFIIFEADTNQYKNKKFDLYLRIKKGIPKKALIPYNINKIKVYPNYALSQKNKEIDSTQYKGVYFIQDTVFFKPKRLRNYLLLNQDDYYNPNNSKITSKRLSSIGTYKYVNIQFDEKLDSIQNDSVGSLEANIYLSPLNKRSLGIELQAVTKSNNFAGPGLSVNYRNRNLFSGGELLSVTGTVAYETQIGNNTQNLNGLKVDLGASLTFPRLIFPWDLTGRFKYGVPKTKISFDSEYLSRSNLYGLISFTNSFGYHWDANKYLSHQINPININYVRLFNTTSDFDAILANNPFLQSSFDQQFIAGFTYNLTYSELGRSAKKNQIFIASNVDVAGNALSLLSNSSPGNKKTFLGLEYAQYAKVDLDFRYYLGLGKEQTLISRLYGGLGIPFGNSTVLPFTKQFFAGGPYSIRGFASRSIGPGTYNNSTTNSTYFDSSGDIRLEANLEYRFPIYSLIKGAFFADAGNVWLYNNSSSLSGGQFSSNFINELAVSAGAGIRVDIQSFVIRFDVATPLKQPTSTSISTIKLNNTILNFAIGYPF, from the coding sequence ATGAAGCAAATCAATTTTTTTAGCGTTTGTTCGGTTTTTATAATGGTCATCATTATAAGCTCTTGTAGTGTAAAACGTTTTTTACCCGATGACGAAAAATTATATAGTGGAGCTAGTGTTAAAATTGTGAATACAAACAAGGTAAAAAACATTTCTAGCTTAGAAGACGAGCTGCAAGAATTGTTAAGACCAAAACCTAATAGTAAATTTTTAGGATCTAGAGTTGGTTTGTATTACCACTATAGAACTGCGCAAGGAAAAAAAGGGGCGATTACTAAGTATATGAATAAAAAGTATGGAGAAAAACCTATTTATTATTCAAATGTATCGCAAAATAAAGTCATCAACTTAATTAAAAATAGATTAGACAATAGAGGTTTTTTTAACAGTAAAGTTACGGCTTCGGTAAAAGAAAAAAAGCATACCAAAAGCATAGTATATACTGTAGATTTAACCGAGCCTTATGTGCTAGAAACTTATCAGTTAGAAAACGATACTTTACCTATTTACAAAGAAATTAAAGAAGTTTTAAAAACTACTTTATTAAAAAAAGGAACCAGATATAGTTTGGAATCTTTTAAGCAAGAAAGAATTAAAATTGATGAAAAACTAAAAGGAAAAGGATATTATAATTTTAATCAAGATTTTATCATTTTTGAAGCAGATACCAATCAATATAAAAACAAAAAATTTGATTTGTATTTAAGAATAAAAAAGGGCATACCTAAAAAGGCATTAATTCCTTATAATATCAATAAAATTAAGGTATATCCTAATTATGCTTTGTCTCAAAAAAACAAGGAAATAGACAGCACTCAATATAAAGGAGTTTACTTTATTCAAGACACCGTTTTTTTTAAACCCAAAAGACTTCGTAATTATTTATTGCTAAATCAAGACGATTATTACAATCCAAATAATTCAAAAATCACTAGTAAAAGATTATCATCAATAGGTACTTATAAGTATGTAAATATTCAGTTTGATGAAAAATTAGATAGCATTCAAAATGATAGTGTTGGTAGTTTAGAAGCTAATATTTACCTATCTCCGCTAAACAAAAGGTCTTTGGGAATTGAGCTACAAGCGGTAACAAAATCTAACAACTTTGCTGGGCCAGGTTTGTCGGTTAATTATAGAAATAGAAATTTATTTAGTGGAGGAGAGTTGTTAAGTGTTACGGGTACAGTTGCTTATGAAACCCAAATTGGGAACAATACTCAAAATTTAAATGGATTAAAGGTTGATTTAGGAGCAAGTTTAACTTTTCCACGATTAATTTTTCCATGGGATTTAACAGGTCGATTTAAATATGGAGTACCTAAAACTAAAATTTCTTTTGATTCGGAATATTTAAGCAGATCTAATTTATACGGTTTAATTTCGTTTACCAATAGCTTTGGTTATCATTGGGATGCCAATAAATATTTAAGTCATCAAATAAATCCTATCAACATTAATTATGTAAGACTGTTTAACACAACTTCTGATTTTGATGCTATTTTGGCCAATAATCCTTTTTTACAAAGCAGTTTCGATCAACAATTTATAGCCGGATTTACTTATAATTTAACCTATAGTGAATTGGGTAGAAGTGCTAAAAAAAATCAAATATTTATTGCTTCTAATGTTGATGTTGCCGGAAATGCATTGAGTTTATTAAGCAATAGCTCTCCCGGAAACAAAAAAACATTTTTAGGTTTAGAATATGCACAATATGCTAAGGTAGATTTAGATTTTAGATATTATTTAGGTTTAGGAAAAGAACAAACTTTAATTAGTAGGTTATATGGAGGATTGGGAATTCCCTTTGGAAACTCAACAGTTTTACCTTTTACCAAACAATTTTTTGCAGGTGGACCTTATAGTATTAGAGGTTTTGCTTCAAGATCTATTGGGCCCGGAACGTATAATAACAGTACAACCAACAGTACTTATTTTGATAGTTCTGGAGATATTCGTTTAGAAGCCAATTTAGAATATCGTTTTCCTATTTACTCTTTAATCAAAGGTGCTTTTTTTGCCGATGCTGGAAATGTTTGGTTGTATAACAATAGTAGTTCTTTAAGTGGCGGTCAGTTTTCTTCTAACTTTATAAATGAATTGGCGGTAAGTGCAGGAGCAGGAATAAGGGTAGATATACAAAGTTTTGTTATTAGGTTTGATGTTGCCACCCCTTTAAAACAACCAACCTCAACTTCTATAAGCACAATTAAGTTGAACAACACTATTTTAAATTTTGCGATTGGGTATCCTTTCTAA
- the metG gene encoding methionine--tRNA ligase, which yields MNNPKRYTITTALPYTNGPIHIGHLAGVYVPADIYVRYLRNKGRDVAFVGGSDEHGVPITIKAKKEGVTPQDVVDKYHGIIKKSFEDFGISYDNYSRTSAPIHHKTASEFFTKLYEKGEFIEKVESQLFDEEANQFLADRFVVGTCPKCGDENSYGDQCEKCGTSHNATDLINPKSAITGNVPTVKETKHWFLPLDKHEAFLKEWILEGHKDDWKSNVYGQVKSWIDDGLRPRAVTRDLDWGIPVPVEGADGKVLYVWFDAPIGYISSTKEWAEANGKDWEPYWKDKDTKLVHFIGKDNIVFHCIIFPAMLKANGDYIMPDNVPANEFLNLEGNKLSTSKNWAVWLHEYLEDFPGKQDVLRYALTANAPETKDNDFTWKDFQARNNNELVAIFGNFINRVVVLTNKYYNGEVPVAGALSELDGDVLAQVKEFPNIISRSMERYRFREALSEMMNLARLGNKYLADEEPWKLVKTDEERTKTIMYVALQIAAALSVLSEPFLPFSANKLKGILKLGSSNEVIERSRDGVEKQSDLIWDDVENKDELIPSGHIIGKSELLFAKIEDAEIQAQIDKLEATKLANAAEAKVVEPQKETIGFEDFTKLDIRTGTIIEAEKMPKAKKLLVLKVDTGIDVRTIVSGIAESYKPEDIIGQKVSVLVNLAPRKLRGVESEGMILMTDTKDGKLSFIAPSEDNVANGEFVS from the coding sequence ATGAACAATCCTAAAAGATATACCATTACAACCGCTTTGCCATATACTAACGGACCCATTCATATTGGGCATTTGGCAGGAGTTTATGTACCTGCTGATATTTATGTACGTTACTTGCGTAACAAAGGTAGAGATGTAGCTTTTGTTGGAGGTTCTGATGAGCATGGAGTGCCTATTACTATTAAGGCTAAAAAAGAAGGGGTAACGCCACAAGATGTGGTAGATAAATATCACGGAATTATTAAAAAATCTTTTGAAGATTTTGGAATTTCTTATGATAATTATTCAAGAACATCGGCACCTATTCATCATAAAACAGCTTCGGAATTTTTTACCAAGTTGTATGAAAAAGGGGAATTTATAGAAAAAGTAGAATCTCAATTGTTTGATGAAGAAGCCAATCAGTTTTTGGCTGATAGATTTGTAGTGGGAACTTGCCCAAAATGTGGTGATGAGAATTCTTATGGAGACCAATGTGAAAAATGTGGAACCTCTCACAATGCAACAGATTTAATCAACCCAAAATCTGCCATTACAGGAAATGTACCTACGGTTAAAGAAACCAAACACTGGTTTTTACCTTTAGATAAGCACGAAGCCTTTTTAAAAGAATGGATTTTAGAAGGTCATAAAGACGATTGGAAATCTAATGTTTACGGACAAGTAAAATCTTGGATTGATGATGGTTTACGCCCAAGAGCGGTAACTCGTGATTTAGATTGGGGAATTCCAGTTCCTGTAGAAGGAGCAGATGGAAAAGTTTTATACGTTTGGTTTGATGCCCCAATTGGATATATTTCATCAACCAAAGAATGGGCAGAAGCCAATGGAAAAGATTGGGAACCTTATTGGAAAGACAAAGACACCAAATTGGTACATTTTATAGGAAAAGATAATATTGTATTCCACTGTATTATTTTCCCAGCCATGTTAAAAGCCAATGGAGATTATATTATGCCAGATAATGTGCCTGCTAATGAGTTTTTAAATTTAGAAGGTAATAAATTGTCAACGTCTAAAAATTGGGCGGTATGGTTGCATGAATATTTAGAAGATTTCCCTGGTAAACAAGACGTATTGCGTTATGCTTTAACAGCCAATGCACCAGAAACTAAGGATAACGATTTTACTTGGAAAGATTTTCAGGCAAGAAATAACAACGAGTTGGTGGCCATTTTTGGAAACTTTATTAATAGAGTAGTGGTGCTAACCAACAAATATTATAATGGAGAAGTTCCTGTTGCTGGAGCATTATCGGAGTTAGACGGAGATGTTTTAGCTCAGGTAAAAGAATTCCCAAATATTATTTCAAGATCTATGGAACGTTACCGTTTTAGAGAAGCGTTGTCAGAAATGATGAACTTAGCTCGTTTGGGTAACAAATACTTAGCAGATGAAGAGCCTTGGAAATTGGTAAAAACAGATGAGGAGCGTACTAAAACAATTATGTATGTTGCTTTACAAATTGCTGCTGCATTGTCTGTTTTATCAGAACCATTTTTACCATTTAGTGCCAACAAATTAAAAGGAATTTTAAAATTAGGATCTTCGAACGAGGTCATCGAGCGTAGTCGAGATGGAGTAGAGAAGCAATCTGATTTAATTTGGGATGATGTAGAAAATAAAGACGAATTAATTCCTTCTGGGCATATCATTGGAAAATCAGAATTGTTGTTTGCTAAAATTGAAGATGCTGAAATTCAAGCACAAATAGATAAATTAGAAGCAACAAAATTAGCCAATGCTGCCGAAGCTAAAGTAGTAGAGCCGCAAAAAGAAACCATAGGTTTTGAGGATTTTACCAAATTAGATATTAGAACAGGTACTATTATAGAAGCAGAAAAAATGCCAAAAGCTAAAAAATTATTGGTGTTAAAAGTAGATACAGGTATTGATGTAAGAACCATTGTTTCTGGAATTGCAGAAAGCTATAAGCCAGAAGATATTATAGGTCAAAAAGTTTCTGTTTTGGTAAATCTAGCACCACGTAAATTAAGAGGTGTAGAAAGTGAAGGAATGATTTTAATGACAGATACCAAAGATGGAAAATTATCTTTTATAGCACCGTCAGAAGACAATGTTGCCAATGGTGAGTTTGTAAGTTAG
- a CDS encoding translocation/assembly module TamB domain-containing protein, which produces MPKTILHFLKKAVHFFKWMFLGLLGLFVILVFFIRSPWGQNLIKNKITEFVSEKIETNFSIEKIYLGFSGNLIIEELYLEDQQKDTLLYSKSLEVSVAILPIITQNTIYVKSVDWTDLKAKVYQSEKQHQYNFDYIINAFVDPNAEEKPVQESDSSPLEIKVGTINFADFDLLFNDEVLGVNTHLKLGNLGLAFGNQFNINTFHFPIKKLELANVDFNYTQSKSFPETEESQEESPSPFLEIEQLSLENIKVYYQDKIANNLADVNLGLFFIDNALVDLSSQKIEVEEIGLNNTFANLTLISEKKSTVQDTTQTAVNTKFEWPNWNINVEELAFKNNSIALKTGKNITSKNIFNPEDFKISETNILLNDFSLFKNHLSLDLKEISFKEKCGFNLKELALKGMVTPEQIAISTLKIATNNSAIQTYGKVTYHSINDFINQPKNTKFNVDISRINLNVKDAYYFNEELKENEYLNKFSKHPITGNIKANGALQNIDIADLHLNWGEKTTVDLSGKIKEVLSENNLSFELPNIRFKTDRKSVLSLINEQDFGISVPNIIDLKSDVKGSLSEIKTNTFLKLDKGNISLKGDFKNSKKSQVKGTLKVTDLNLGKLINNPKVGVLGFNTNVNADWVDVHNLNAELSTTFSNLIFDDYNYNPLVINGNVIDGKGSVTTTFKDENLDFDTKTNIKLDSLITNITSAININGVNLQSLKLTEENLKARLNIKVDYKTHADGFTAKAQTENGLLVYQNESFPISNFLINTNIATDSTNVSVESGLLNLNLQANTNPEKISSAINKHISAYFSKNRLDTVAGNTFLNAELSISQDPMLDQVFLKGLNEFEPITFKLSFNELEKKLISSFNIPFVEYQGSSIKNGQFSLNSGTNNFDLDFKVDNVKYNPVNIQNINLQGKVVDGNVLLDFSTADETEKIINIKTEIAANDSLVKFHVNPKDLILNRKPWAIPENNAILFNGNITSKDFELSRNNQVLSFNAQVKEENNNNLAIDFNNFDLLNLIAFLNPTENIASGVVGGNIEVNHFNKEQNLVSNLKIEELNVFQNLLGTLQLNAKTINNQNYDVGLSLQEKNNIDLMVQGSYNAAETTSPLNLKVNLNKLGLSKIEAFGKEYISNASGSISANFNMSGKLDEPIYNGSLNFNKAKLKVNSFNTDFTFPEESIKIDNSSVLLNKFTILDKDENAFVLDGEVLTSDFSNPKFNLSLNSQNLQVLNSTIEDNDLYYGKLFLDADVKIGGDLNIPKVMGTLKIDENSDFTYVIPESEIEAVEREGVVVFVNKKQSNDILTATGNSNTSTGIVTGLDIKTILKVDESAVLNVIIDKKTGDNLRVSGAADLNFGMTPNGRTTLSGKYEVNSGHYEASLYNLVTRKFDIAKGSSILWQGDPLEAKMDIRAIYKVKSSASGLMSSVTSGMDSDALNKYRKKMPFLVYLNLKGELLKPEISFNLDVPEESRGELGGQVYTQVQQLNNREEDLNKQVFSLLVLNQFFPSNISDGSNGGSLSIARDNVNKALSNQLNNYSNKLVGKTGVELGFELDSYTDYTDKGEQNNTQLNVSAQKRLFNDRLTVQVGSGFEIENTSKEQNEKTPIIGNVNIEYALTENRRYRLKGFRKNEYQSVIDGQVIVTGIAFLFNKEFNKFRELWLKENSEKSTK; this is translated from the coding sequence ATGCCAAAAACAATTTTACATTTCTTAAAAAAAGCTGTCCATTTTTTTAAATGGATGTTTTTAGGGCTGTTAGGGTTGTTTGTAATATTGGTTTTTTTTATCCGTAGCCCTTGGGGACAAAACCTGATTAAGAATAAAATTACTGAATTTGTTTCGGAAAAAATTGAAACCAATTTTAGCATAGAAAAAATATACTTAGGTTTTTCTGGGAATTTAATTATTGAAGAGCTTTACCTAGAAGATCAGCAAAAAGATACTTTATTATATAGTAAATCCTTAGAGGTTTCTGTAGCAATTTTGCCTATCATAACCCAAAATACAATTTATGTAAAATCTGTAGATTGGACGGATTTAAAGGCTAAGGTGTATCAGTCCGAAAAACAACATCAATACAATTTTGATTATATTATTAATGCTTTTGTAGATCCAAATGCAGAGGAAAAACCTGTGCAAGAAAGCGATTCTTCTCCATTAGAAATAAAAGTAGGAACAATAAATTTTGCTGATTTTGATTTACTTTTTAACGATGAGGTTTTAGGAGTAAATACTCATTTAAAGTTGGGGAATTTAGGATTGGCATTTGGCAATCAATTTAACATCAATACTTTTCATTTTCCTATAAAAAAATTGGAACTAGCTAATGTAGATTTTAATTATACTCAAAGTAAATCTTTTCCAGAAACCGAAGAAAGTCAAGAGGAATCTCCTTCTCCCTTTTTAGAAATTGAGCAATTAAGTTTAGAAAATATAAAGGTTTATTATCAAGATAAAATAGCCAATAATTTAGCAGATGTAAATCTTGGTTTGTTTTTTATTGATAATGCTTTGGTTGATTTAAGCTCTCAAAAAATAGAAGTTGAAGAAATTGGTTTAAACAATACTTTTGCAAATTTAACTTTGATAAGTGAGAAAAAATCAACAGTACAAGATACTACCCAAACAGCTGTAAACACAAAGTTTGAGTGGCCAAATTGGAATATAAATGTTGAGGAATTGGCATTTAAAAATAATAGTATTGCTTTAAAAACAGGGAAAAATATTACATCCAAAAACATATTTAATCCAGAAGATTTTAAAATTAGCGAAACCAATATTTTGTTGAATGATTTTAGCTTGTTTAAAAATCATTTGTCTTTAGATTTAAAAGAAATATCATTTAAAGAAAAATGCGGATTTAACTTAAAAGAATTAGCCTTAAAAGGAATGGTTACTCCTGAGCAAATAGCTATTTCTACATTAAAAATTGCTACTAATAATAGCGCTATTCAAACCTATGGAAAGGTTACCTATCACTCTATAAATGATTTTATCAATCAACCTAAAAACACCAAGTTTAATGTAGATATAAGTCGCATAAATTTAAACGTAAAGGATGCGTATTATTTTAATGAGGAATTAAAAGAAAATGAATATCTAAATAAATTTTCTAAACATCCAATAACTGGAAATATAAAGGCAAATGGTGCGTTGCAAAATATTGATATTGCAGATTTACATTTAAACTGGGGAGAAAAAACAACAGTAGATTTATCAGGAAAAATTAAAGAGGTTTTATCGGAAAATAACTTGAGTTTTGAACTTCCAAATATCCGTTTTAAAACGGATAGAAAATCGGTTTTATCACTCATTAATGAACAGGATTTCGGAATTAGTGTGCCTAATATAATTGATTTAAAATCAGATGTAAAAGGGAGTTTATCAGAAATAAAAACCAATACTTTTTTAAAGTTAGACAAAGGAAATATTTCTTTAAAAGGCGATTTTAAAAATAGTAAAAAATCACAAGTTAAGGGAACTTTAAAAGTGACTGATTTAAACTTAGGAAAACTAATAAATAATCCTAAAGTAGGGGTGCTAGGTTTTAACACAAATGTAAACGCCGACTGGGTTGATGTTCACAATTTAAATGCAGAGTTAAGCACCACGTTTTCTAATTTAATTTTTGATGATTATAATTATAATCCACTTGTTATAAACGGAAATGTAATAGATGGAAAAGGAAGTGTTACAACTACTTTTAAAGATGAAAATTTAGATTTTGATACTAAAACAAATATCAAATTAGACTCTTTAATAACCAATATTACCTCGGCAATTAATATTAATGGAGTGAATCTTCAATCTTTAAAATTAACAGAAGAAAATTTAAAAGCAAGATTAAATATTAAGGTAGATTATAAAACCCATGCCGATGGTTTTACAGCAAAAGCGCAAACGGAAAATGGTTTGTTGGTGTATCAAAACGAATCTTTTCCTATCAGTAATTTTTTAATCAACACCAATATTGCTACAGATTCTACCAACGTTAGTGTAGAGAGCGGATTGTTAAATTTAAATTTACAAGCAAACACCAATCCCGAAAAAATTTCTAGTGCTATTAACAAACACATCAGCGCTTATTTTTCTAAAAATAGATTAGATACTGTTGCTGGGAATACTTTTTTAAATGCGGAGTTATCTATCAGTCAAGATCCAATGTTAGATCAAGTATTTTTAAAAGGATTAAATGAATTTGAACCCATAACTTTTAAGTTATCGTTTAACGAATTAGAAAAAAAACTGATTTCATCATTCAATATTCCTTTTGTAGAATATCAAGGAAGCAGTATAAAAAACGGGCAGTTTTCTTTAAATAGTGGTACAAATAATTTTGATTTAGATTTTAAGGTAGATAACGTAAAATATAATCCTGTTAACATCCAAAATATAAATTTGCAAGGAAAAGTAGTTGATGGTAATGTTCTTTTAGATTTTTCTACTGCTGATGAAACAGAAAAAATCATCAATATTAAAACAGAAATTGCTGCAAATGATTCTTTGGTAAAATTCCATGTAAATCCAAAAGATTTAATTTTAAACAGAAAGCCTTGGGCAATACCAGAAAATAATGCCATTTTATTTAATGGCAACATCACCTCAAAAGATTTTGAGTTGTCTAGAAACAATCAGGTTTTAAGTTTTAATGCACAGGTAAAAGAAGAAAACAACAATAATTTAGCTATTGATTTTAATAATTTTGATTTACTCAATTTAATTGCTTTTTTAAATCCTACAGAAAATATTGCTAGCGGAGTTGTGGGAGGAAATATAGAGGTAAATCATTTTAATAAAGAACAAAATTTAGTTTCTAATTTAAAAATAGAAGAGTTAAATGTTTTTCAGAATCTTCTAGGAACGTTGCAATTAAATGCAAAAACAATTAACAATCAAAATTACGATGTAGGCCTTTCTTTACAAGAAAAAAATAATATCGATTTAATGGTACAAGGGAGCTACAATGCAGCAGAAACCACATCACCATTAAACTTAAAAGTAAATTTAAATAAGCTAGGTTTAAGCAAAATTGAAGCTTTTGGTAAAGAATATATTTCTAATGCCTCTGGAAGTATTTCTGCAAATTTTAATATGAGTGGTAAGCTTGATGAACCTATTTATAACGGAAGTTTAAACTTTAATAAGGCAAAATTAAAAGTAAATAGTTTTAATACAGATTTTACTTTTCCCGAAGAATCTATCAAAATAGACAACTCTAGCGTATTGCTAAACAAGTTTACCATTTTAGACAAAGATGAAAATGCTTTTGTGTTAGATGGAGAAGTTTTAACGAGTGATTTTTCTAATCCTAAATTTAATTTATCGCTAAACTCACAAAACTTACAAGTTTTAAATTCTACTATAGAAGATAATGACTTGTACTATGGTAAATTATTTTTAGATGCCGATGTAAAAATTGGAGGTGATTTAAATATTCCTAAAGTAATGGGAACATTAAAAATTGATGAAAATTCAGATTTTACCTATGTAATTCCAGAATCAGAAATTGAAGCAGTAGAGAGAGAAGGTGTGGTTGTGTTTGTAAACAAAAAACAAAGTAATGATATTTTAACCGCTACCGGAAACTCAAACACATCAACAGGAATTGTAACTGGTTTAGATATTAAAACCATTTTAAAGGTTGATGAATCGGCGGTTTTAAACGTAATTATTGATAAAAAAACAGGGGATAATTTAAGAGTTTCTGGAGCAGCCGATTTAAATTTTGGAATGACTCCCAATGGTAGAACTACCTTATCTGGTAAATACGAGGTAAATAGCGGACACTACGAAGCTAGTTTGTACAATTTGGTTACTCGTAAATTTGATATTGCTAAAGGGAGCAGCATTCTTTGGCAAGGAGATCCATTAGAAGCTAAAATGGATATTAGAGCCATTTACAAGGTAAAATCATCGGCAAGTGGATTAATGTCATCAGTAACTTCTGGTATGGATTCTGACGCTTTAAACAAGTACAGAAAAAAAATGCCTTTTTTGGTGTATTTAAATTTAAAAGGAGAATTGTTAAAGCCCGAAATCAGTTTTAATTTAGATGTTCCAGAAGAGTCTAGAGGAGAGTTGGGCGGACAAGTTTATACCCAAGTACAACAACTAAATAACAGAGAAGAAGATTTAAACAAACAAGTGTTTTCTTTGTTGGTATTAAATCAATTTTTTCCATCAAATATAAGTGATGGAAGTAATGGAGGATCTCTTTCTATTGCTAGAGATAATGTAAACAAAGCGTTGTCTAATCAATTAAATAATTATTCCAACAAGTTGGTGGGTAAAACAGGGGTAGAGCTAGGTTTTGAATTAGACAGTTATACGGATTATACCGATAAAGGTGAGCAAAACAATACACAATTAAATGTTAGCGCTCAAAAGCGTTTGTTTAATGATAGGTTAACAGTACAGGTAGGAAGCGGTTTTGAAATAGAAAATACCTCAAAGGAACAAAATGAAAAAACACCTATTATTGGAAATGTTAATATTGAATATGCTTTAACAGAAAACAGAAGATATAGGTTAAAAGGTTTCCGTAAAAACGAATATCAAAGTGTTATAGATGGTCAGGTAATTGTTACTGGAATAGCTTTTTTATTCAACAAAGAGTTTAATAAATTTAGAGAGCTTTGGCTTAAAGAAAACTCCGAAAAATCTACCAAATAA